Within the Indicator indicator isolate 239-I01 chromosome 1, UM_Iind_1.1, whole genome shotgun sequence genome, the region TTAATTAAGATGGTTATTGCAAGCAGCTAAGATGGCAGGATCAAACAGTGAGTCACACTTCTAATGTTAAATAATGATCAGAACACAGAATCAGGGACTTCTGGAAGACTTAACCAGCGTTCTACTcaaagcagggacagcttcaaGAGGAGATCAGGTTCTTAAGGATCAGTCACACTTTTAAGTCTCCAAGAATGGAGATTCTACAACCACTCTAGACACCTATTCCATTGCTGCAGCACTTGCAGTTCTTTGCAAATTGGGTCCATACCTCTGCATAGGGGAAGAGCATTCCCACCAAGAAATTGGAGGTCCAGTTGGAACAACCAGCCACTGCCATGGCGGCAGGCCGTGGGCCCTGGCTGAAGAGTTCTGCCACAATGAACCATGGGATAGGGCCAGGGCCAATCTCAAAGAGAGCCACAAAGCCAAAAGTGGCAACAATACTGATATATCTGATCCACTCCACAATGTcctgcaaggaaacaaacatGATCAGGTGCAATCTGGAGGCAAAGATTACACAGCACAATGCCATCTCCCATGTCACAAGTTTCTCAGCTGGACTGTCAACACTGTGGCAGTTTCTACAGTCAGGAACTGGTACTCTCCACTGCACACACAGCTCTAGCCCCAGATGTACCTGTCTACTAGGCAGATATATGGTCTTAAGTTCCTTGCTGGGATCAGTCAAGGCAAGATGAACACTAATGACTCACCTTCAGAGCTAAAGCAATGGTCATAAGAacagcacacacagccatgcCACCCAAGCCAACTAAATGGAGGGTCCTGCGTCCTGCACGCTCCACCAGGAACAGCTAGAAATacagcaggagaagaaaaaaattccattacttcagcaggaaaagaagaagagactCCTTTGCTCAATGTGCCCTGCAATTGCTTTCTTTCATCTGCCTGTAGTGCAAGGGGCAATCTCAGTGCAGGTCACAGGGCTGCTCCATCCTTAATTTCAGAagtgtttcttctctttcttgctaCTGCTTTCTCACTACTTTTTCCCTGTGCACTCCTTTTCACCCTCCCTTTGCTTTAAAAAGGGTAACAATCTCTTttctcagctcctctcctcccacaAAAGcttttaatgctttcttctctttgctcttaAAAGCCACTGCCTGGTCCAGTGCTTTGCCTCAGCCTGGCTACTTGTCTTCAGTCACATCTCCCAAAAAAGCCCAGGCAGACAAGTCACCTCTCACCATCAGGCCCATTCCACTTACCGACACAACAGTGAAGACAGTGTTCACCACACCAGCTCCAATAGTGGCATACACAGGCTGAGTGATACCAGCTCTTTCAAAAATCCCTGTAGAGTAGTAGAACACCTGGGAAGAGAAGCAAGTTGGACTTCAcaattccagtgtttgagagagTGTCCCTCATTCCCTAACACTTTGCAGGGAGTTTCTTAGAAGCACAGTATAAAACATCATGCTTCCAGTCAAGATTCATTGGCTTGATGCAAGACTGCAATGTCTCGCCAGCATGCGTGTAGGAAAACTGAAAGCAAGCAATCTTCACCTCCTATTTTAGCAGTCTCTGCAGTATCACAAAATTGTTACCTCCAGTCAAAGCACAAAGATTTTTAAAGGCTAAGGCCTCTCAAAATTAGTGGCAAGTGTATGCAAGGATAAGGGAGGCCCAGCAGATGGTACAGAAAGGTAACTCACAGCATTGATGCCCGAGAGCTGTtgagagagctgcagcatgATGGCAATGATAATGGCTTGACGGTAGTTTGGAGAACGGAAGAGTTCTGGCactgttgctttcttttcctgggACATTTTAGCACTCTCTTCTTTCATCTCCAGGATGTCTTGAGACACATCTTGTGTACCACGGAGCTTCTGGAGAACTGGAGAGAGGGATCCAAAAATGCCAGCTACAGTACCCTACAACTAGTAGGTTCCACTCCAGGCTATTTCAATGAGGGAACACTGTGTGGTCACCTGCCACTCACTGTTGGGACCTGCTTACATAGGAAAGTCTGAGCTTTATATGTAGCCTTACTCATCTTTTCAACCCACATGTTGAAGTGTCATGATCAGCATGGAAAACAGGCCTAGAAGTCCTGCTCATGCTGTTTGATCCCTACATTTACATTTGATCCCAAATTCTGTTCACGTGCTTGCCAGCAGTGACTACAAGCCTTCTCTGTTAGGAGCAGGAAACACCTTCCAAGCTCCTTGTTAAATGTCAGTCTATTTCCTGCCTTTCAGAAGGAGCCCACAGAGCTGCATACATCCCACCAGGCCAGGTGCCACTCCTTACATCTTAATCCTACTTGGAGTCTCTGTTGGGATGCCAGGTTTCTCACAGTTCCTGGCATAGTGCAACTGACAGACTCACACCCTGATCCACCACATGCACCACAGCCAGTGCTGGCCTCCCACTCAACTTCAGTGCAGGCTGGGAGCCAGAATacagccctgctccttcaggGATGAGCTCTTACCTGCTtgtgctttctcttcctccatcTTGTTGATCAATAGGAAACGGGGACTCTCGGGGCAGAAAAGAAGAGCCACACACTGCAGGATTGCTGGGATGACTGTGAACCCCAAAAGGAGTGGCCAAAGTGTTTCAGTTCCCATGATTGCCTCCAAGCCAAAGATCTACAGCAAGAATTGGAGAGAGAGTGTGTGCAATTTAAATACTCCAATTTCTAACCCCCACACCAGTGAGGATCACATACCACACCTGACGACAAGTGTGGCCCACttcacccttccccagccttccttaCCCTTGAGGGCAGTATCAGGTTGTGTCAAGCCTACCTGGGCCACCAGGATGCCCACAACAATACCCAGCTGGTTGAGGGTGCCAAAGGCTCCGCGGAGGCTGGTGGGAGAGACCTCACTGATATACATGGGCACAAAGCCAGTGCTAAGACCACAGAAGAGGCCAATAATGAAACGGCCAATGATCAGCATCTCCACTGCCTTTGCCATCTTAGAGAAAGCCATGAGAGTGCCACCAGCAAAGGCCAAGATGTTCACCAGTAGCATGGAGTTCCTCCTGCCAGGGTAAAAATATCAAGATTGAGCTTAAACTGGCAATACAGTGGAAATATCACTGGGAGAGGGAAGGTAATCCTACCCAtaaccccctctcccccccatcTCAGGGGAAGAAGAACAAGAATAATTCTTATTTAGCTCCTGCCTTGGCCTGCAACCCTTTTTGCAGCCCACACATTCTTGTTTCCTCTCCAGCCacctgctccttccctcctttcaccCCTGCCCTCTTCCTCCCAACACTTCATTCTAGAAGGGAAAAATTCCCTAACTGCTTGGATCCCTCTTCCCAACTTACCTGCCAAATCTGTTGACAAACAGGCTGACTGAGAAGGAACCGATCATACCTCCTACTGAGAAGATAGCCACagaaagggaccacaaagagGTAAGTAGCTCTGAGGAAACAATCTCCCCACTCCGCTCTGACAGGGTTCTGTTGAAGAACCGCTGAATGATCTGCAAGAGGAACCAGGTGGAGATGGTATTACAATCCAGTGTGAGGCTTTTTGTACTGGGGAGATTACTTCTGGGATCTTTCTGATCTGCTTTCCTGGAAGAAAGAAGATATTCTAAAAAATTCAGTAGGCAGCAACAAGTCATGCAAAGGAAGATGAAGGTGcagaaagaactgaaaattCAGTAGACAGGCAGCAGTATGATGACAGAGAGATTACTTCATTGCACATGACAGAGATGGCCAGTGTTTAATGGTTGGTGCAAGTCGATGATGCTTGCAAGAGGGTGATAGACAGTGTGTGAGAAGGAACAAGAAAACATGACCAGAGAATGGAAGGTAAGATTCCTGGCAACACCAGAACTCTGGCAACAGGGACAGGGCTTTCTGGGATGGAAATACTTTAAAGAGGCACAGAAAGTTTCATTGAGGTAAGCCTGAAAACTGCAGCATTAGGAAGAACATTACTCCATTTTCCCATGGGGATGTGACAGTGCTGTGTTGCCTATTTCTGAGGCATCCTCTCCGATAACAAAGGAAATTATGCAAGGCCTGAGGGGGACATGGCCCAAGAGTGTTTACCCCcagcagatggcagcaggacTTCAGCGAGGAAGGAAgcccccacacacaccacaccctccccacacccccagTGATGTGACATCTATTCCTGGAGACAGGGTGGATGTGGTATTGGTGACTCAGTTCCTGAGAGAGGATCCATCTTGCAGTCACAAGAAAACtacatttctcattttctttaaagaagcCTGAGATCAACTCtcatctgcacactgctctCTACATTCCTTCTTGCATGGATGTTTTTTTCTGACTCAAAACTGGAAGAATGTCAGCCACTTCATGTACCAAATACATGACATATTGGGAAATGGCAGATGGAGCCCTTCTGTCCCCTCTACACTCCTAATTAAGAATTGACTTCTCTGCTTGCTCTCTCTCATCCCCTAAACTTAGCCCTCACTGTTTATTGTTGTGATGGAATTTTGAATGTCTTCTTGACTTTATAAATCAAAATCAGATTATTAGCTGCCTGGGAGACAGCTACTCTCCATCCTACACCTTTAGTTTTCCACCAGCCCCACACTTATACCATCTCCAATTCATTTTCCCTCTCACCTTCTCAGGAGCATTGATGACACCAGTGTTGTAACCAAACTGCAGAGATCCAATAGCAGCAATAGAAACTGCATAGATAAGAGATGCTGTGAttttctgtggggaaaaaaaaaaggaaaaaatttaaTTTGGTTATACATGCTTTCTACACAACATGAGCTTGTCTTCAGCATAAACAGTAGCTGCCACACACCTATGAGAATACACCAAGAACTGAGCGCCTTTATCTAGCATGGGTGGGTATCTGGTGAAATCCAGGAAAGGGAGATGCAATTGTCCAGCAGGAAAAAAGTTCTGTGACTCCTCTGTAGGAGGGCCTGTCAGGACCTCCCCTTTATTGTTCCCTGGCCTGCATCAACTATTAGCTCATTAGTAATGAATATACTGCCTGCATTAGCAGCTGTTATTTTGGGTTGATCTGCTTTacagaaaagcttttcctgatctccaacttGTCATGAAATAAGAGTCTAACTCTTCCTCTGCCAACTGATAAGTACCCATAAATTGAACCTCAGATCTGCCTATGAACTATCCTTGCAGTCACCCTAAACAGTTAAAACACATACTCTTCAGCAACAGACCCACTTTTTCCCAGGCTAAAGCTTCCCAACCCTGCCCTAGGgcacctggcacagcagcctgcctcacagaggtggcagcagcactgccaaccTTCCCATTTATTCTTCTGGAAGCTGTGGCAATACTTGGTATTTTAAATGAAGTACAGTCCCCAGGACTCGAGTATAAGTGTGGTCTTATTTATTAAAACTATAAACGGCTGAGCTCTCAGCTCAGATGCACAAAAAATAAGTCCTACAGACCAAGAATTTCAAGCATCAGTGAAAAAGCATCTGACcggatttttgtttctttgttttaatgtttttaaaggtTTCAGTATTTAAGCCAGCTCTGTGctagggaggtgctggggagcaggtggCTCAGGAGTCAGTACTTAGACTACCAGTTCTTGAGTTGGCACAATCTGGAAATATTATGTTTCTGTCTCAGGAGAgactggaattaaaaaaaaaatattaataattaagaGTAATTTTTCCAAGGTTTTCCATTTATTGTCCTAAGGCTGGCAGAGAGAAACGTACTCCATGGGGCCTACTGTCACAGCTCTTCCAGTCTTACTTTCCAGCTCAGTcccaggagcaatggcttcCAAGGCTGCTGAAAATGTCTGCCAATAACCTTCTGCCATCGCTCATACCACCTTTATCAATCTTTCAAGACAAGCATGTAGGTGCTTCTGGCCTGCACAACCTTCATACAGTTAGGCCCCAGTAAACAGAAACTGGGGAAGTTACTCTCAGGCATGTTTTCCCCCACCTACATGTCAATTTCTCTTAATGAGCTCTCTTGTTGCCGAGGATATAGATAGACACCAAGGGGACAAGGCCCTTTTCTTGCAGGGGGCAGATGATTCCTGAGGTAGTGTTCACACCTGAACATTCCCAAGGCAGTCTAGGCTTATTCCTGTCAGTAACTGTTCCCCTCATTTTTGTCACAAATAAACTGGGCACAAAAATACGAGGACATAAGACTTCCACATCACTTGGATGGCTGTAAAATGGCATTAAGACATCTAAGCACATTTAAGATTCTAGTCTAGGTCATCAAAACTGAGTAGGTACAGCAAAGCTGAGGACAAAACCCAGCTCTCCACATTTTCAACACAGTGACTCAACATAAGAGCATCTTTCCCCTTCAGGGCTCTACTTTGTCATAGCATGCAGTGGTCACAGCCATTACTGGGTGCAGTAAGGACGTGCTTGGTGGATACCGCTCATCTATACGGCATATACATGAGCTACAAAGCTCTAAGGAGCTCAGCTCTTCTACCATCTTTCATACTCAAACACTAGCataggctgccctgggaggtgggtgaagccccatccctggaggtgtttataaGACAGATGTGGTGATGAGGAACATAGTTTAGCAccggacttggtagagttagataatggctggaatcgatgatcttaaatgtcttttccaaccaaaacaatgctaTGCTGTGATTCTTCTGGCTGTTGCCTGCTATTCATCTCCTACCACGTAGGCATCACACGATCTGATCCATCTCCTTCAGCGAGCCAGACCATGATCTAATGTATGGATCGTTGTTACTATTGGAAACGCCTCACTTCCCAAAAGGCAAACAGGGAACTCCAAAATAGCACAGCTACACCCACCCTATTCAAAGGCTCAAGGCTGTACACCAGCAAGGAATTCAAACCACTAGATCTTCCTGTGAGCACAGGTTATCAGCAGCGTTCATTATCCAGAATATGCTtctcacacagacacacacaccccgCTCCCCGACTGGATCCTTTAAGCAGTACAACTTGTTGCACCAAGCGAAAGCAGCCGCCCAGCCCTTCTCAGAGACCTTCACCAGctgctctcctttctcctctgcatCATCTTCTCTCACTACCCGGATCTCCCATCAACATGGCGGGGAGGGCCCCGAGCTCCCCGTGTAACTGTAAATCCCTGGCATCCCACGGCAGATTCAGCTGGACGTTCGCCATCTCTCTCCCCATGCCTGCCCGCTTTCCTTCCTCGGTGTATTCAAGCCCACACCAGTCATCATCTCGCCCCGCTGCCGCACGCTTCACTCGTAGCTGCAGACGAGTAACCATACCGACAACTGCTCTGTCCTCCCTCCAGatgagaaagggggaaaggatatgccttgccttcctcttgtaattaaaaaaatacctttaaTATAAGCCGTACCACCACTACAAAAATACCTTAAAAGGTCCCCTTGAGCATCATGAACGCAGCGCTGCTCTACCAGCAAAATGAACGTCGTAACCGATACAGCAAAATACGGACAGCACATCATGTGGCTCCTCAGGCCACAAATCAATCCTGCCATCTGCAACAACCTCTCCCAAGCAGTCTGTGGCCGCCGCCCGCCCAAAGCAGACAGGTCTTCTCCCAAGACACCCGCTGAAGTACCATAGCAGCGGCCTGGCCGCCACCACCATCTTCACCGGAACCCTCAGACACCCGGTGGGGGCGGCGGCCAGCGAGGCGGCCTTGAATCCCAGCCACCCGCTAGTCACGAAACACCCAGCGTAGGGGAGACGGGGTCGAAGTAGGCCAACGACGGGGACCCGAGCGGCAGCCGCCCACCGGCGACTACTTCGTAGCGGCTGCAGCACTGCCGGAGGAGATGAAGGGGGGAGTAGGAGCAGAAATCCGGGTTTCATCTACCCTACCTTTTTGGCATCCATCgttggcagctcctgcagaacgAATGACTGCTGACGAACGGCTCCCGACGAACGAACAACCAGCGGCTACCCCGCCTAACGGAACGAGCACGCAACGGCTCGGCTCACCGCCCAGACCCAGCGCCCGCCCCGCCTCAGCCCACGCCTTGCCCCGGTCTACAGCCGGGGGATTTATGGCCTATGTTAGAGGAGGGGGAgctggtgggtgggaggggCCGAGGAAGAGCTgccaagacagaaaacaaacccaccacccccctaccaggggggagaaaaaaaaaaaaaaaacaacaaaccaccaacccGCCACGCCAAACccaccccaaccaaacaaagccAAAGCGGCCCTCTGAGCTTCTACCGCTTGTTGACTTCAAAGTGACATCAGCAGCCTGCTACCGGCCTGCGTGCTGGGCAGCCGCGCTGCCATGGTGTGCCGACCTTCGGGCAGAGGTCCCGCGAGAAAGCTCAAGCCTGGAGAAGTACTGTCCGTTTTGGATGGCATGCAGATGTTAGCTAGCGGTAAGAGCCGTGGTTTACCTGAAGCGAAATGTGTGACATAAAGCTGTCCCCTGGCTCTGGTTAGAACGGAGAggcacaaaatcatagaatcgttttggttggaagaaaacGTTTTAGATTATAGAGTCAAACTACTGGTTTGACTAATctggtccctcagcaccacatctctgtctcttttaaatgtctccagaggcGAGGAGTCAGTCACCTCCCTAGGGAACCTATTCCAGGATATGAaaatcctttcagggaagaagtttcttctaacatttgacttaaaccttccctggtggaactggaggccatttcctcttgtctgatCACTTGTTAtcagggagcagagaccaaaacccaccttgctacaacctcctttcagggagttgtagagcaaCTCCTCAGCTTCagagtctctcctcagcttcctctcctacaggctaaacaacctcagttcttACAGCCGCTCCTcgcaagacctgttctccagacccttcaacagctcTGTTGCTCCTCTCTGGACCCAgaccagcacctcaatgtctttcttgtgagTGTCCCAAAACTGAAACCTGGTGTgtcctgaccagtgctgagcacaggaggacaatcacttccctggtcctactggtcacactattcctgatacaggccaggatgctgttggtcatcttggccacctgggcacactgctagtCTGTACCAAGTGGGAATGGCTGCAAAAATAACACAGGCTCTGTGGATGCTTAACAGaaaatcagaatggtttggattggaaaggaccttaaagatcatttagtttcacctgccagccaagggcaatcatacctcccactagaccaagttgtcCAACCTAGCCTTGGTGGTGTCACATGCAGCACTTCAGAAACAGTTTACTCTGCTGAGTTTTGTTTCTAACAATATATAAGATACCAGAAGTTAAACATTAATGGCCCAGATTCCATTTACCCATTAAATCTGATTATATaattaagagattttttttactTCCGTTTGGTTACAGAAATACAGTGCAGTACTCTGTATGAACTGTTCTTAAACTCAACATAATCTCATCCCACCTCCCCAAGTTGGAGAGGAGGTGCAGTTCTAGATAATTTCTCCAGAAAATTGCAGCAGATCAGAGATGGGGCTGGGGGCAAGGACAGGGGAGAAAAATCTGATTTATGcaggcttttttgttgttaagaAAATTATACCGGGACCAGCCATCACTTTTGTAACCATAGTCTGGGAAACGGAAAACATAATGTTAATTTCTGCTGTTTATTTCATGTGATCATTTTACCACACATAACTGGAAATTATATAGCCAAACAGGGTGGTGCTTCCCCTCAGTCTTTTGACAGGTGTTTATGTGTTGTTAAAATATTATACCCACCATAAAAGCAGTTGTGTGGAAGGATGAGGGAAGCCTGCACA harbors:
- the LOC128974005 gene encoding solute carrier family 2, facilitated glucose transporter member 3 isoform X1 — protein: MDAKKKITASLIYAVSIAAIGSLQFGYNTGVINAPEKIIQRFFNRTLSERSGEIVSSELLTSLWSLSVAIFSVGGMIGSFSVSLFVNRFGRRNSMLLVNILAFAGGTLMAFSKMAKAVEMLIIGRFIIGLFCGLSTGFVPMYISEVSPTSLRGAFGTLNQLGIVVGILVAQIFGLEAIMGTETLWPLLLGFTVIPAILQCVALLFCPESPRFLLINKMEEEKAQAVLQKLRGTQDVSQDILEMKEESAKMSQEKKATVPELFRSPNYRQAIIIAIMLQLSQQLSGINAVFYYSTGIFERAGITQPVYATIGAGVVNTVFTVVSLFLVERAGRRTLHLVGLGGMAVCAVLMTIALALKDIVEWIRYISIVATFGFVALFEIGPGPIPWFIVAELFSQGPRPAAMAVAGCSNWTSNFLVGMLFPYAEKLCGSYVFLIFLVFLVIFFVFTFFKVPETKGRTFEDISRGFEGQAEASPTSPVEKNPMVELNSIQPDKEVA
- the LOC128974005 gene encoding solute carrier family 2, facilitated glucose transporter member 3 isoform X2; protein product: MLLRRRNSMLLVNILAFAGGTLMAFSKMAKAVEMLIIGRFIIGLFCGLSTGFVPMYISEVSPTSLRGAFGTLNQLGIVVGILVAQIFGLEAIMGTETLWPLLLGFTVIPAILQCVALLFCPESPRFLLINKMEEEKAQAVLQKLRGTQDVSQDILEMKEESAKMSQEKKATVPELFRSPNYRQAIIIAIMLQLSQQLSGINAVFYYSTGIFERAGITQPVYATIGAGVVNTVFTVVSLFLVERAGRRTLHLVGLGGMAVCAVLMTIALALKDIVEWIRYISIVATFGFVALFEIGPGPIPWFIVAELFSQGPRPAAMAVAGCSNWTSNFLVGMLFPYAEKLCGSYVFLIFLVFLVIFFVFTFFKVPETKGRTFEDISRGFEGQAEASPTSPVEKNPMVELNSIQPDKEVA